Proteins encoded within one genomic window of Hahella chejuensis KCTC 2396:
- a CDS encoding OmpW/AlkL family protein, with translation MHKLSKSMLALGLLVCAGSAMAHQPGDMVLRVGAAMVDPQDDSSTLRVNGTSVDGTSVSVDNDTQLGLTFTYMLREHIGLEVLAATPFSHEVTAHGLGDDLKTAEVTHLPPTVSVQYYPMEAGAAFQPYVGVGVNYTLFFDEELTSDFKGAMGDGKIKLDNSFGAAFQLGVDYQLTDNLVVNAAVWKIGIDTTATIDLDSGAQIKTDVDIDPLVYMVGVGYKF, from the coding sequence ATGCATAAGCTAAGTAAATCTATGTTGGCTCTGGGACTGCTGGTCTGCGCGGGCTCCGCGATGGCGCACCAGCCGGGAGATATGGTGCTGCGCGTCGGCGCTGCGATGGTGGACCCCCAGGATGACAGCTCAACCCTGCGCGTGAATGGGACTTCCGTAGACGGCACCAGCGTATCAGTGGATAACGATACACAGCTGGGTCTGACCTTCACCTACATGTTGCGTGAGCATATCGGTCTGGAAGTGCTGGCGGCGACGCCGTTTTCTCATGAAGTAACCGCCCATGGTCTGGGCGATGACCTGAAAACCGCGGAGGTCACGCACCTTCCTCCCACCGTCAGCGTACAGTACTACCCGATGGAAGCCGGCGCCGCCTTCCAGCCTTATGTGGGCGTGGGCGTGAACTACACCCTGTTCTTCGACGAAGAGCTGACGTCGGATTTCAAAGGCGCCATGGGCGACGGCAAGATCAAGCTGGACAACTCCTTCGGCGCGGCGTTCCAGTTGGGCGTTGACTATCAATTGACGGATAACCTGGTGGTTAACGCCGCGGTCTGGAAAATCGGCATCGACACCACCGCCACCATCGACCTGGATTCCGGCGCGCAGATCAAAACCGACGTGGATATCGATCCGCTGGTGTACATGGTCGGCGTTGGCTACAAATTCTAA
- a CDS encoding OmpA family protein, producing the protein MKGVDAYLAAVITAVTLTGCASQTALTEQAAYQQYPALEELRDQVEQGKSQNLNVLSPQRYSQARKSYQDALQWAQADNAKATGIARQGLASISEARTNADVAAYNLEDVLNARQKALSANADKVIPGEFMKAEDSLVKLTGMIEKGAIEDAKAGRAEVARLYSQAELNALKGNIVDRARDALESARSRDIDDLAPKTMEMAQEEYQLALKTLDADRTDTERAQSHAQKSLWNVMRAEYIADTVKYFDESDFDEEDKVLWYQQQLATAVGPINQQLPFDQPNKEVVRQVNANIQGLMVDRDSALLALENAKTREMRVASEKDELMAQQQREDQRKQAITAKFAVVQSLFTDKEADVYRQKDNVLIRAHGFNFPSGKSEIQGENFALVNKIIEAVKEFPNAQVVVSGHTDNRGSTELNQGLSQQRAEEVAKMLNEIGRIPSDKITAMGYGEQRPVSTNDTMEGRADNRRVEVLIVNEGGVDKIY; encoded by the coding sequence ATGAAAGGAGTAGACGCCTATCTCGCCGCAGTAATCACCGCCGTAACGCTCACAGGCTGCGCTTCGCAGACCGCGCTCACTGAGCAGGCCGCCTACCAGCAATATCCCGCCCTGGAAGAACTGAGGGATCAGGTCGAGCAGGGGAAATCACAGAATCTCAACGTATTGTCGCCGCAACGCTACAGCCAGGCCAGAAAGTCCTACCAGGATGCGCTGCAGTGGGCCCAGGCCGATAACGCCAAAGCCACCGGCATCGCCAGACAGGGACTGGCCTCTATCAGCGAAGCCCGCACCAATGCGGATGTCGCCGCCTATAACCTCGAAGATGTTCTCAACGCCCGTCAAAAAGCTTTGTCAGCCAATGCGGACAAAGTCATCCCCGGCGAGTTCATGAAAGCGGAGGACAGCCTCGTCAAGCTCACCGGAATGATTGAAAAAGGCGCCATCGAAGACGCCAAAGCCGGTCGTGCGGAAGTGGCGCGCCTGTACTCGCAAGCGGAGCTGAACGCGCTCAAGGGCAATATTGTGGACCGCGCCCGTGACGCGCTGGAATCGGCCAGAAGCCGCGACATCGACGATCTTGCGCCAAAAACCATGGAAATGGCGCAAGAAGAATATCAGCTGGCTCTGAAAACCCTGGATGCGGACAGGACTGATACAGAGCGGGCGCAGAGCCATGCGCAGAAATCCCTGTGGAACGTCATGCGGGCGGAATACATCGCCGACACCGTCAAATACTTCGATGAATCCGACTTCGACGAAGAAGACAAAGTGCTGTGGTATCAGCAACAACTGGCGACAGCCGTTGGCCCGATTAACCAACAATTGCCTTTCGATCAGCCCAACAAGGAAGTAGTGCGTCAAGTCAATGCGAATATTCAAGGGCTGATGGTGGATCGTGACTCCGCGTTGCTGGCGCTGGAAAACGCCAAGACCCGTGAGATGAGAGTGGCGTCGGAAAAAGACGAACTGATGGCGCAGCAGCAGCGGGAAGATCAGCGCAAGCAGGCCATCACTGCGAAATTCGCCGTGGTGCAATCTCTGTTCACGGACAAAGAAGCGGATGTATACAGACAGAAAGACAACGTGCTGATTCGCGCCCACGGCTTTAACTTCCCCTCCGGCAAAAGCGAAATTCAGGGAGAAAACTTCGCCCTGGTGAATAAAATCATCGAAGCGGTGAAAGAGTTCCCCAACGCGCAAGTGGTGGTGTCCGGTCATACCGATAATCGCGGCTCCACCGAGCTGAACCAGGGGTTGTCGCAACAACGGGCGGAGGAAGTGGCCAAAATGCTGAACGAAATCGGCCGCATACCTTCTGATAAAATTACCGCGATGGGCTACGGCGAGCAGCGTCCTGTGTCCACCAATGACACAATGGAAGGCCGCGCCGATAACCGTCGGGTTGAAGTGTTAATTGTCAACGAAGGCGGCGTTGATAAGATCTATTAA
- a CDS encoding VOC family protein: MKSQTLIAVRDVAASSRWYQTLLDCRSGHGGPEYEQLMRGDDMFMQLHAWHAHDHPNLGDPDAAPHGYGVLLWFQVDEFDAAVARARKLQADILEGPKLNLRAQHREIWLRDPDGYVVVLASAYGDVE; this comes from the coding sequence ATGAAATCACAAACGCTTATCGCCGTTCGCGATGTCGCCGCCAGCAGTCGTTGGTATCAGACATTGCTCGATTGCCGGAGCGGGCATGGCGGCCCGGAATATGAACAGTTAATGCGCGGCGATGACATGTTCATGCAGCTGCACGCCTGGCATGCCCACGATCATCCTAACCTGGGCGACCCGGACGCCGCGCCACATGGGTACGGCGTGCTGTTATGGTTTCAGGTGGATGAGTTTGATGCGGCGGTGGCGCGAGCCAGAAAGCTGCAGGCGGACATCCTTGAAGGGCCAAAACTGAACCTTCGCGCGCAGCATCGTGAAATCTGGCTGCGCGACCCGGATGGCTATGTGGTGGTGCTGGCCAGCGCATATGGCGACGTTGAGTAG
- a CDS encoding zinc-binding metallopeptidase family protein: MKLFTCPACGNLVYFENVACTRCGATLGFVPGEMVMAAFTPDGDRLWRRVGDANGQYRKCSNYAVHAACNWMLNADGPAELCAACQLNRTIPDLSIVENLPLWRTLETEKRRLVFTLMRLGLPLTPRSQDDAGLAFDFLADPDPSFNERGRVLTGHAQGVITLNIAEADPAVRVSMREQMGEPYRTILGHFRHESGHYYWDKLIRDSDRLPAFRRQFGDETLNYSDALERHYQSAPPEDWTQRFVSAYASSHPWEDWAETWAHYLHMIDTLETAYQFGLMIHPRAGDDANLDVRHDFDPCNQPVFSVLVDHWLPLTFALNSLNRSMGHAHAYPFVLGPQVLQKLEFVHLTVRDARLPV, encoded by the coding sequence ATGAAACTATTCACCTGTCCGGCATGCGGTAATCTCGTCTATTTTGAAAACGTCGCCTGCACCCGTTGCGGCGCAACCTTGGGGTTCGTACCCGGTGAGATGGTCATGGCGGCGTTTACGCCTGATGGAGACAGGCTTTGGCGGCGCGTGGGGGACGCTAATGGGCAGTATAGAAAGTGCTCCAATTACGCTGTCCACGCCGCCTGCAACTGGATGCTGAACGCCGACGGGCCCGCCGAGCTATGCGCCGCCTGCCAGCTCAACCGCACCATCCCTGACCTGAGCATTGTGGAAAATCTTCCTTTGTGGCGCACGCTGGAAACGGAAAAACGCCGTCTGGTGTTTACGCTGATGCGCCTGGGCCTGCCATTGACCCCTCGCAGCCAGGACGACGCCGGACTGGCGTTTGATTTCCTGGCGGACCCTGACCCCAGCTTCAATGAACGAGGCAGGGTGTTGACGGGCCATGCGCAGGGAGTCATCACCCTGAACATTGCGGAGGCGGACCCGGCGGTGCGGGTCAGCATGCGGGAGCAGATGGGGGAGCCCTATCGTACAATCCTGGGCCACTTTCGCCATGAGTCGGGGCATTATTACTGGGATAAACTGATACGGGATAGCGACCGTTTACCAGCGTTTCGCCGCCAATTTGGCGATGAAACCCTGAATTACAGCGACGCTCTGGAGCGTCATTATCAGTCCGCGCCGCCGGAAGACTGGACGCAGCGTTTCGTCAGCGCCTACGCCAGCAGCCATCCCTGGGAAGACTGGGCGGAAACCTGGGCGCATTATCTGCATATGATCGACACTTTGGAGACGGCCTATCAGTTCGGCCTGATGATACATCCCCGCGCTGGCGACGACGCCAACCTGGACGTGCGCCATGACTTCGATCCCTGCAATCAGCCGGTGTTCTCCGTGCTGGTGGACCACTGGCTGCCCCTTACTTTCGCCCTCAACAGCCTGAACCGCAGTATGGGCCATGCCCATGCGTATCCATTCGTGCTGGGGCCGCAAGTGTTACAGAAACTGGAGTTTGTGCATCTGACCGTGCGCGATGCGCGTTTACCAGTTTGA
- a CDS encoding carbamoyltransferase family protein — MSRYYIGLSTSGHDPSFCIVNSDGQVLFAEATERFLQDKRAWGVMPDHISHIESVLKPLISKDNKAEFIVATSWKAVKEELPVQISDALLPASLGEWIRHQQGYVQARAGNHCRMALGERMLGDVRHYDHHLCHAANALYSSPFTDGLCLVLDGEGEVGAASLFELNDGALKRAWRSWGPGSLGALYGWLTELCGFSTRHGEEWKVMGLAAYGQADEHLVADIKSIIQVDSGRLQLSDKERIREVVTSLQRLARKPEDSILSQARLAMSAQQAYTELVDQILDDIKTQYPQAANLLLSGGCALNSLYNGRIRRQHGYEQVHAPPAPADDGNSLGAAILAWAEDNSASRLPSGYLSPYLGSTIASSDIEAVARYSGLTVTTLPDEHAELVANELASGKVIGVARGRAEFGPRALGNRSILADPRSPEMKDRINAIIKGRESYRPFAPALPEELIQDWFDDAHPSPYMSFALPWKKEKRAFAPAVVHNDGSGRLQSVSPARSPWFHRLLHAFADITGTPVLLNTSFNVMGKPIVHSAHDAISVLMTTGLDAVLLDNHYIQKKR; from the coding sequence ATGAGTCGCTACTACATTGGTCTGTCCACATCTGGCCATGACCCTTCTTTCTGCATCGTCAACAGTGACGGCCAGGTCCTCTTCGCTGAAGCGACCGAGCGGTTTTTACAGGACAAAAGAGCCTGGGGCGTCATGCCGGACCATATCAGCCACATTGAAAGCGTCCTGAAACCCTTGATTTCCAAGGATAATAAAGCGGAATTTATAGTCGCCACCAGTTGGAAAGCCGTCAAGGAAGAATTGCCGGTGCAAATATCCGACGCACTGCTACCCGCCTCCCTGGGAGAGTGGATTCGCCACCAGCAGGGCTATGTGCAAGCCAGAGCCGGCAATCATTGTAGAATGGCGCTGGGAGAGCGGATGCTTGGCGATGTGCGCCACTATGACCATCACCTGTGTCACGCCGCCAACGCCTTGTATTCTTCGCCCTTCACTGATGGCCTTTGCCTGGTGCTGGATGGCGAGGGCGAAGTGGGCGCCGCCAGTTTATTTGAGTTAAACGACGGCGCACTCAAGAGAGCCTGGCGCTCATGGGGACCAGGCAGTTTAGGCGCTCTCTACGGCTGGTTGACCGAATTATGCGGGTTCAGCACGCGTCATGGAGAAGAGTGGAAAGTGATGGGTCTGGCGGCATACGGTCAGGCGGACGAGCATCTTGTCGCCGACATCAAGTCCATTATTCAGGTTGATTCGGGCCGCCTGCAATTATCTGACAAGGAGCGGATAAGGGAGGTCGTGACATCCTTGCAGCGTCTGGCCAGAAAGCCTGAAGACTCCATACTAAGTCAGGCGCGACTCGCCATGTCCGCGCAACAGGCTTACACAGAGCTTGTCGACCAGATCCTTGATGACATTAAGACACAGTACCCCCAAGCCGCTAACCTTTTGCTATCCGGCGGGTGTGCGCTCAACTCGCTCTACAATGGACGCATCCGGCGACAACATGGGTACGAACAGGTCCATGCGCCGCCCGCCCCAGCGGACGACGGTAACTCTCTTGGCGCAGCCATTCTCGCATGGGCCGAGGACAACAGCGCCTCCCGACTGCCCAGTGGCTATCTCTCACCCTATCTCGGATCAACCATAGCATCATCGGATATCGAAGCGGTTGCACGATACTCCGGGCTTACGGTCACCACACTCCCCGATGAGCATGCGGAATTGGTCGCCAATGAACTCGCTTCAGGAAAAGTCATTGGGGTAGCTCGCGGCAGAGCGGAATTCGGCCCCCGCGCACTAGGAAACCGGTCGATCCTGGCCGACCCCAGAAGCCCTGAAATGAAAGACAGGATTAACGCGATCATTAAAGGACGAGAGTCTTATCGTCCGTTTGCGCCCGCGCTCCCTGAAGAACTCATTCAGGACTGGTTCGATGATGCGCACCCGTCCCCTTACATGTCATTCGCATTGCCCTGGAAAAAGGAAAAACGCGCTTTCGCGCCCGCCGTCGTACACAATGATGGAAGCGGAAGACTGCAAAGCGTTTCTCCCGCCCGATCCCCCTGGTTTCATCGTTTATTACACGCCTTTGCAGATATAACCGGAACGCCTGTTCTCTTGAACACCAGTTTCAATGTGATGGGCAAACCCATTGTCCACTCGGCCCACGACGCCATTTCTGTGCTGATGACCACAGGCTTGGACGCGGTTCTCCTGGACAATCATTACATTCAGAAAAAGAGGTAG
- a CDS encoding cytochrome P450, with amino-acid sequence MRPPTVQSQELALKLLSHKKLAAFSIEDYVEKLHQESGEDFSYLIQVTRAMLSFMEGASHLALKKVALSSLQHGLIIMDKLCLHAVTRERLQQLKLQSQVDLVNDLCDPLFTDMISILFGLDIPDRADFLALIDKAAAITEPLLPIRRLKEVQNAFLTLRDMIGGQWRTLRPGILSAMQQHGDGLGQEELLILMATLVIASRTTTETLAGVMLENSGKDGCRHGLMGDPQWVEEHIEGMIRLCASTEYLTRVAKESVQIGDLPLAAAGQVFIHAPSANRDPSYYPDNHFSGLERSKHCRHIAFGGGSHRCPGANLAKVTLSAVIPIIYSTLERIDIDPKAVRYKNSTFAKRPASIPAYVC; translated from the coding sequence ATGAGGCCTCCGACCGTCCAGAGTCAGGAGCTGGCCCTTAAGCTCTTAAGCCATAAAAAACTGGCGGCGTTTTCCATTGAAGATTATGTGGAAAAGCTACACCAGGAGAGCGGAGAGGACTTCTCCTACCTTATCCAGGTCACGCGCGCCATGCTGTCCTTCATGGAAGGAGCGTCGCACCTGGCGTTGAAAAAGGTCGCGCTCTCGTCTCTACAGCACGGGCTGATCATCATGGACAAGCTCTGTCTGCACGCTGTTACGCGGGAGCGTCTGCAACAGCTGAAGCTTCAATCGCAGGTAGATCTGGTCAACGATCTGTGCGATCCCCTTTTCACCGACATGATCAGCATCCTGTTTGGGCTTGATATCCCTGATCGAGCGGACTTCCTCGCCCTGATTGATAAAGCCGCCGCCATCACGGAGCCATTATTACCAATAAGACGTTTAAAAGAAGTGCAAAACGCCTTTCTGACATTGCGCGACATGATAGGCGGGCAATGGCGAACGCTGAGGCCCGGGATATTATCCGCCATGCAGCAGCATGGCGACGGACTGGGTCAGGAAGAGCTGCTTATATTGATGGCGACTCTGGTGATAGCTTCGCGTACGACCACAGAGACGCTGGCGGGCGTCATGCTGGAAAACAGCGGGAAAGACGGCTGCCGACATGGGTTGATGGGCGACCCGCAATGGGTGGAAGAGCATATAGAGGGCATGATCAGACTGTGCGCCTCTACGGAATACCTCACCCGTGTCGCCAAAGAGTCGGTCCAGATCGGTGACCTGCCCCTTGCAGCGGCGGGTCAGGTATTTATCCACGCCCCTTCCGCCAACCGCGACCCCAGCTACTACCCCGACAATCATTTTTCAGGATTGGAGCGCAGTAAACATTGCCGCCACATCGCCTTTGGCGGCGGCAGTCATCGCTGTCCCGGGGCGAATCTCGCAAAAGTCACGCTCAGCGCCGTAATTCCGATTATTTATTCCACTCTGGAGCGTATCGACATAGATCCAAAGGCCGTGCGATACAAAAACTCAACCTTCGCCAAACGACCAGCGAGTATTCCCGCATATGTTTGCTGA
- a CDS encoding acyl carrier protein: MKLEKEYIVSFILDRASELTKTSREQLIGDTALASIGVDSLYAVLICGRLEDHFGIEIEPILMFEHRTANEVADALLKMAQPV; encoded by the coding sequence ATGAAACTAGAAAAAGAATATATCGTTAGCTTTATTCTTGATCGCGCCTCTGAACTGACCAAAACGTCCCGCGAACAACTTATTGGAGACACGGCATTAGCCTCAATTGGGGTGGATTCGTTATACGCCGTCTTGATTTGCGGGCGGCTGGAGGATCATTTCGGGATTGAGATTGAACCAATCCTGATGTTCGAGCACCGCACCGCCAATGAGGTCGCTGACGCATTATTAAAGATGGCGCAGCCCGTATGA
- a CDS encoding substrate-binding periplasmic protein encodes MQRSLISAVFGLFCIVFGALAQAASTVQVWTYYDSPPFAIDPKGDDLTSTLCRVLTAKSGGEWIFKPQYLPRKRINHYLESGAEQGLVLWANPLWFQDKEETKYAWSNRVIWGANEIVSQRDNPVEYTGPESLAGKRFGGVAGHHYVGIDDLVQAGRIKREDTTSFSKNLDKLLSNRLDAMLIPRGELFHMVSQGNLGERVFISSKPHQQYERKILATQKLAAVRDFINAQLPALNEDAEWRALLEKYGLQP; translated from the coding sequence ATGCAACGTTCTTTGATTTCCGCTGTCTTTGGGCTGTTTTGCATTGTATTCGGCGCTTTGGCTCAGGCTGCATCCACGGTTCAGGTGTGGACCTATTATGACTCGCCGCCGTTTGCGATTGACCCCAAAGGGGATGACCTCACCTCTACCTTGTGCCGGGTGCTGACGGCGAAGAGCGGCGGTGAATGGATTTTCAAACCCCAATATCTTCCTCGTAAACGCATTAATCACTACTTGGAAAGCGGCGCCGAGCAAGGGCTGGTGTTGTGGGCGAATCCCCTGTGGTTTCAAGACAAGGAAGAAACCAAGTACGCCTGGAGCAACCGCGTTATCTGGGGGGCCAATGAAATTGTGTCCCAACGGGATAACCCAGTGGAATACACCGGCCCGGAGTCTCTGGCGGGCAAACGCTTCGGCGGCGTGGCGGGACATCATTATGTCGGCATCGACGATCTCGTGCAGGCCGGACGCATCAAGCGGGAGGACACTACGTCGTTTTCCAAGAACCTTGATAAACTGCTGAGCAACCGGCTTGACGCCATGCTGATACCTCGCGGGGAACTGTTTCATATGGTCTCGCAAGGCAATCTTGGCGAAAGAGTGTTTATTTCCTCAAAACCCCATCAGCAATACGAACGTAAAATTCTGGCGACGCAAAAGCTGGCGGCGGTGCGGGACTTTATTAACGCCCAGCTTCCCGCGTTGAATGAGGACGCGGAATGGCGCGCGTTATTGGAAAAATATGGCTTGCAGCCATAA
- a CDS encoding transcriptional regulator KorA, whose product MTEEQFRIAISGMELAESNRIIAHDLLVKHVRRKLIVRRTGLSNTRIGQIEKNVLANYAKRLEALGLVRVEVLVSPENVAQVRAMEELDRFPAYSEQGTEDETLEAATS is encoded by the coding sequence ATGACAGAAGAACAATTCCGGATCGCCATCTCCGGCATGGAACTGGCCGAATCCAATCGTATTATCGCGCATGACTTATTGGTTAAACACGTTCGCAGGAAGCTGATCGTGCGACGCACAGGGTTGTCGAACACCCGAATCGGCCAGATTGAAAAGAATGTGCTGGCCAACTACGCCAAGCGCCTGGAAGCGTTGGGGCTGGTGCGCGTGGAGGTGTTGGTGAGTCCCGAAAACGTCGCGCAGGTGAGGGCGATGGAAGAGCTGGATCGTTTCCCGGCTTATTCAGAGCAGGGGACCGAGGATGAGACGCTGGAGGCGGCGACCAGCTGA
- a CDS encoding AMP-binding protein, producing MDDQTLHHHQEKSVATLLVEALKSSPQPYILTYLNKGGELGETRYTPSQLLAESAQYAERLRADMNGARTALLSMEPGCHFVIALLGCIFSGITAIPVPAPRSPKEMVRLQAIMSDSHTRQIICDANTLAYFQKETSDDDRLQLIHISIDANEVDSRAGAFIQEPTITPFISPHEPVIIQYTSGSTKAPRGVKVSERNILANQRISAEKWRFAPEKNMLSWLPHYHDMGLFGSIIYPLMTGMQCILMSPVDFIKQPLRWLSAVSKHRAAISGGPAFAYQLCLDIAPDDFIRGLDLSCWQAAYCGADYVPHQLLENVRKRFSAAGLHSRSVLACYGLAESTLYVGGEKIWEDLPEVFAQRSNPLTTCEGCYLGRTFDHIRILSSEGGKEQPPGETGKIYISSDSVTEGYVNAELPVFEENGRTWLDTGDIGFIKDNFLFITGREKDMVVIHGKNIFTNDLALNAANTINTLNPNACVLYKREPDHRLTMLIETKNKTAEFDEEQVALIKRQVFDEFGVSLMDVSILPRGSMPRTSSGKVQADLVRRSYAEQAV from the coding sequence ATGGACGACCAAACGCTTCACCATCATCAAGAAAAGTCCGTTGCAACGTTACTTGTAGAGGCGCTAAAAAGCAGCCCACAACCGTATATTCTGACCTACCTGAACAAAGGCGGCGAGCTTGGGGAGACCCGATATACCCCGAGCCAGTTGTTGGCCGAGAGCGCCCAGTACGCCGAACGCTTGCGCGCAGACATGAACGGCGCCCGCACAGCTTTGCTCTCAATGGAGCCGGGCTGCCATTTTGTCATCGCCCTGCTGGGATGCATATTTTCCGGCATTACGGCCATCCCCGTCCCGGCGCCTCGCTCTCCCAAAGAAATGGTTCGACTACAGGCGATCATGAGTGACAGCCATACGCGCCAAATTATTTGTGACGCGAATACACTGGCGTACTTTCAAAAAGAGACTTCAGACGATGATCGACTTCAGTTAATTCATATTTCAATCGACGCAAACGAAGTCGACAGTCGGGCGGGCGCTTTCATACAGGAACCAACGATCACGCCTTTTATCTCTCCACATGAGCCCGTCATCATTCAGTACACCTCCGGCTCGACCAAAGCGCCAAGAGGCGTCAAAGTCTCGGAGAGAAACATTCTCGCAAACCAGCGCATCTCCGCGGAGAAGTGGCGCTTCGCCCCAGAAAAAAACATGTTGTCCTGGCTGCCTCATTACCATGACATGGGGTTGTTCGGGAGCATTATTTACCCGCTTATGACGGGCATGCAGTGCATATTGATGAGCCCTGTCGACTTTATCAAGCAGCCGCTGCGCTGGTTGTCCGCCGTCAGTAAGCACCGCGCCGCCATCAGCGGAGGCCCCGCTTTCGCTTATCAGTTATGCCTGGATATAGCGCCGGATGACTTTATCAGGGGACTGGATCTCTCCTGCTGGCAGGCGGCGTATTGCGGCGCAGATTATGTGCCGCACCAGCTACTTGAAAATGTCAGGAAAAGATTCAGCGCAGCGGGTTTACACTCTCGCTCCGTCCTGGCTTGTTACGGTCTCGCCGAAAGCACACTGTATGTGGGGGGGGAAAAGATCTGGGAAGACTTGCCGGAGGTGTTCGCCCAGCGCAGTAATCCACTCACTACCTGTGAGGGCTGCTATCTCGGGCGGACATTTGATCACATAAGAATACTGTCGAGCGAGGGCGGGAAAGAGCAACCGCCCGGAGAAACCGGAAAGATCTATATCAGCAGCGATAGCGTTACGGAAGGCTACGTCAACGCGGAATTGCCTGTATTCGAGGAAAACGGAAGAACTTGGCTGGACACAGGGGACATTGGCTTCATCAAGGATAACTTCCTGTTTATCACCGGTCGTGAGAAAGACATGGTGGTGATTCACGGAAAAAACATATTCACCAACGATCTGGCGTTGAACGCAGCGAACACTATCAACACGCTGAACCCCAACGCCTGTGTGCTCTACAAACGGGAGCCGGACCATAGGCTGACGATGTTGATAGAAACCAAGAACAAGACCGCTGAGTTCGATGAAGAGCAAGTCGCCTTGATCAAACGGCAGGTGTTTGATGAGTTCGGCGTCAGTCTCATGGATGTCTCTATTCTTCCAAGAGGCTCAATGCCCCGGACTTCAAGCGGCAAAGTACAAGCCGATCTGGTTCGGCGCAGCTACGCGGAACAAGCAGTATGA
- a CDS encoding cytochrome P450 — translation MFADEPTLVRRSKFENKNGIVILDNYHDAAMVLSDKAFHVPDLPGFLRKLETHATVDLRYLKLYVDNSPFFLEGEKHKQLRDICLRYLSGQGLKELDDVISSQTGVILESLPSAPFDAITLIGKPVFTLIIKPILGLRPAESDKFDRLAMVLQRLIEPMLSLNNLARINSELEWLTHQIQRQFEKEPSPGGVLARLMADEETPLSGEEKIALVITLYAAVAPLAQTLCNMIDVLYRNGAPAPCEPAQLLEQLPFYIHQGAAPRFIHRVASESRRIGGVAIRQGDTVMIDIARAALTEAGPPGQRLRHYSFGHGAHFCIGAPLSKRIVSEFIPRFFQQFPSLRVIEKQYDENNHIARALTSLIVSPDP, via the coding sequence ATGTTTGCTGACGAACCAACGCTTGTACGCAGAAGTAAGTTCGAAAACAAAAACGGCATCGTCATCCTGGACAACTATCACGACGCTGCGATGGTGTTATCAGACAAAGCGTTCCACGTTCCGGATCTGCCTGGCTTCCTGCGCAAACTGGAAACCCACGCCACGGTGGATTTGCGCTATCTGAAGCTATATGTCGATAACTCGCCTTTCTTTCTGGAAGGAGAAAAACACAAACAGCTGAGAGACATCTGCCTTCGCTACCTCAGCGGCCAGGGTCTGAAAGAGTTGGACGACGTTATTTCCTCCCAGACCGGCGTCATCCTGGAGAGCTTACCGAGCGCCCCTTTTGACGCAATCACTTTGATAGGCAAACCTGTCTTCACCCTGATTATCAAACCGATTCTCGGGCTACGCCCCGCCGAGAGCGATAAATTCGATCGCCTGGCTATGGTGCTGCAACGTCTGATAGAGCCCATGCTATCCCTGAACAACCTTGCCAGAATTAATTCCGAGCTGGAATGGCTGACCCATCAGATTCAGCGACAGTTCGAAAAAGAACCCTCGCCGGGCGGTGTATTGGCGAGGTTAATGGCGGATGAGGAAACACCGCTTTCGGGCGAAGAAAAGATCGCCCTTGTCATCACCCTGTACGCCGCAGTGGCGCCATTGGCGCAAACGCTGTGCAATATGATCGACGTTCTGTACCGAAATGGAGCGCCCGCCCCTTGCGAACCAGCGCAATTGCTGGAACAACTGCCTTTCTACATTCATCAGGGCGCCGCCCCCCGCTTCATACACCGGGTCGCGTCAGAGTCCCGCAGAATCGGCGGAGTCGCCATCCGTCAAGGCGACACGGTGATGATCGACATAGCAAGAGCGGCCCTGACGGAAGCAGGCCCGCCAGGACAACGTTTAAGGCACTACAGTTTCGGGCATGGCGCGCATTTCTGCATTGGCGCGCCATTATCCAAACGCATTGTCAGCGAGTTTATTCCGCGATTTTTTCAGCAGTTCCCCAGTTTACGAGTCATCGAAAAGCAGTATGACGAGAACAATCATATCGCCAGAGCATTAACTTCGTTAATTGTGAGCCCAGATCCATGA